From the Papilio machaon chromosome 13, ilPapMach1.1, whole genome shotgun sequence genome, the window CGATGTATACCtactaataaacaattaaaaataaagctacGGAAATTTAAAGAAGAATATCTATCACTTTTATCCATAATGAAACAACGTTATATAACCATaatcaaaataacataaattaaattttttttttaattcacaattatttgtaaaatcgCTGCTAACatataaacaagttttaatacttatttaaattaaataaacgacGTTACTTTAAGCATAATTTATCGTATTATGCGGATCcctaaaacttatttttttttttgcatgaaTACCTATGTCAACATACGTAATAATGTTACCTAATCGTAGGGGAACAAACTTACCAGCACTGTGTGGTGAGTACGGTTGCCTCGGTGCACCCACTGGACATTAGAAGTGTTTTCGTGTAGATCACCACAAGGTATAGTTACGTTAGTACCCTTATCGGCGGCTACTTCGCGAATTTCAACCTGATCAGCGACCACCGGCgtcaaaactaaaaaaacatacgCCACTATTATTATTCGTAGATAGATAAAAACACGCGGTTCatcgaattttaaattatttaccttCTAATCCAAGGCAGAACAGAGGCACCAATACACGTTTAAGATACATCCTAAAATGTCtacatttaaattctaaaatcgAACACAATCTCTACGtactgtaaattataaaagatttgatcatctaactaatttaattacattacacaGAAATATTTAACGACGAAATGCGAAATATTAGGATACAAATCTCACAACAAACGTCTGCCCCTCATTGATGTAAGTCAtagactaaaaaaattaaatgtcacaAATGCTTCGCACGAATTTTTTTCGCCCTATACTTCAACTGGAATAGAGATGTACTTGATGTTCAATAATTAACCAAAtcgatattttgtaaataattgtaaaagttcatttcatactaaaattttaaggtCTAATTTAAGTGGTTGTAAGGTTTATGTTTCAGTTAATTCGTCTATTTTAATACTCTACTGTGATACGTGTTATCATTGTTTTGGGCCATGTCACTTTACTAAGATAAACTTAGATGGACAATATCTCatcttaaaatttgttatgacgatgtttaaaattttaaagctaaAATGTTGCTAAAAAGGATTACGtgtaaaaacacatttttaacaccaaaactttaaggcCACCGAACCTTAAGTTTTCTGTAACTTTAACGTAAACATAGCGCATCACTATTCCATAGTGTTGCCATTGTAACACAACAGCTGTCAAAAAATGGTCTATGAAACAGATAGCGCATAgacaaaaatatagattttctTCGGACATGGCCGCTGTATCGGCAATACAACACCTGCAATGTTTTGTATattcaaattcattttttataatgaatagagagttttttacttataagtaGTGATTAGTAGCTTGTGTATAGTGCTGTGATATTTGTAATGGATGCGGAGAACGAGTACGAAATAAAGAGAGCTCGTGATGCAATACAGATGATTGAGACCATTCAGTCTATGATCGACGTTTCAGCGGATAGACTTGAAGGTTTACGGACGCAATGTTCTACGAGTGCTGAGCTTACTCAACAGGAGATTCGTACGCTAGAGGTGGGAGTATTTCTCATATACCATTTCTAATATGTCGTGGAAACAAGATTTGCCCTTGAAACATTTCCAAGGCCCGGCCTGAGGACTACGTTGTATCAGCTTGGTTGAGTAGAAAGTATATTCGATTCGACGCGCACCCTCGATCGTCAAGTATGTATTTAGTCAGTTTCACGCCGCTAAGCAGGTTGTCGTTTTTTCCAATTGGGGGCTTCATAAGTTTTGTAACTAACGGAAGTTTTTattcttaagaaaataataaaaataaaatgctttttgtaaattacttttggaatattgatttaagagagacatatgtaaatttaatatttgcaatcattaagaataatattatgtataataaaaaacatacaacaaaTCTTTCACATTCAGATTCACAATAGAAGTTCCCTaagataatacaaaaaaattaaatgttcacaTTGAAAAAGTTTCCTGAATTGTGTATCATAATTAATTGGTTTGCCTTTGTTGTGATATTGGGTCATTTATGTTACTACCTACTGTAAATGTAGGCATATTGTTAGTTTGTTTGATTAAGAaggataagttttttttgggCATCATTGACAAACATTCTTAAGGTTTTTAGTCTCTCTTTTATctcaataacttaaaattttctgtATTTGATTAAACTAGTGATTGTATGATCATAATTTTAGAAagaattttagaattaaaaataggttTTTCTGCTTTAAAAAGAAGGACTTGCCAAAAAGAGGAGTAAAAAAGTAACTGCTGGtctaaacaatatttgttgaatGATGTCATCACCAAAATCATGTCAAATTATGTGtcacattaataaatttggcatgtgtgtatgttttatatattatatattagacatgtacattaatttttgtatacattcccttaaaaatatttttcactaagCCGCTAGTTGTCCAAAATGGCAGAACTAAAATTCCATACATAGGGCAGTTGCTTACTCCTGGTTACTAAATAGATAATGGTTCTAACAATAGAATGAATAACCAAATGTCTAAAACATCCAAgcacattataaatataacttaacttGAAATTAGGATGATATGACACGCGCTGAGTTTGCTCAAATACAACTGTCATATGATTTTATCATGACAAACATCTTGATAACGTATAAATGTCCCCCATGACTCAGATTTGAAATGTACCGAAAATATTAcgaatatatacaatattatcagattacaaaacatttctaaaatcttactaatattacaaatgttaaagtttagatggatggatgtttgttaaaaggtatctccggaccGACTCAacatatcttgatgaaatttggcacagatgtagaacatagtctggaagaacatataggctacttataaagatttatttaaattccacATTATTTTAAGTAGACATTTCTATAAGAGGTGattagatttaaattgtaaaatgccACTttgataattgtaaataatttagatgTACTGGGTTTCTATCAATGGTGACATTGATTGTATTTACGACTGTAAATTGATTTTACGTCTTTACGAGTAACatgtaataaatcaatttgaagCACTGCACtaccaaaatattatttaactgttATTAGTACATAATTCTATCTCACGACATTTGACTAATAAATGGAATTTCATTATTACGCgtaaaatttactattttgttaaaagttacattttattgttgcactagctgtcgcccgcgactccgtcctcgcgcagttaaaaaatacttaataggggtatgaaaaatagatagtagccgattctcagacctactaaatatgcatataaaatttggtaaagtttcggaggagtatggtaactaccattgtgacatggaaattttatatattagatataattaaaaagaatggAGTGTCCTTGATAAATCTGTCACCTTTGGCTTTGACTTGAACCCTTCGGGTTTAGCATGGTGCATATTCAAGCTACGGGTTTGGTGACGAGGTCACAGTGATGTGAAACAagattaaagttataatttttcttttcatttttaatgttcGCGTCAACGTTTACGAAAAATTGGTAGCTCTTATTCCTTATCGTTTATCGACAGAATCTAATACTGTAGGTGCAGGATGCGCGTAGTGACGCAGGAATGACTAAGGCGCTATTGTTCTTCACTCTGTGACCACTTGTTTCACGCCTTATTGTGTACACACACTGCTAGCCTGTGTCCtatcgttatttatttattctatatgactatacatatctttgacaataaataatgagacatttttttatccattttttattacgtattttttttaactacgatCCTGTTTTTCACCTTTtcagtttcttttaatttagtgTTACAAAATTCTTCTAAGTTTTAGAcgataacaattaaaaaaaaacgaagccTTAAGACAAAAGACAACtcctaaatataaaatcgtatAGCCTCGCGTATCTCCAATTTTCTACTAGATTTGCTGCCGCTCCAATATACTCAACttagtagaaaatagtctTAAAGTGAGAGCCTCTGTATAAAATGGTTATACTCATATGTTGCAGGGCAAACTGGTGAAGCATTTCTCCCGGCAGCTGGTGTTCAAGGCGCAGTTTGGGGAGGAGCTGCAGCGCGAGCTAGGCGACGTGCCATGTTTGGCGCAATGGCTGCGAGTTGTCGGACTAAGTCCACATGCTATCGAGGtatagttgttttatttgaccTAAGATAATGgtgaataaagaaattttaacgATAATCTGTACTGTAAATCTTTGTATATGTAGGCGGTATGTTCCCGCGTGGCGACGTTGGAGGCGCTGCGCGAGCGCTCCGACCACGAGTTGCGCGCGCTGCTGGCGGCCGCGCGAGACGAGGAGCTGCGCCGACTGTGTCGCGCTATGCAGCGTCTGCGCACATACACAGGTCATTTCTGTGCTCCTGGTACATTACCTTAGGATTGTAGAAACAAGTGCTCAAATgactagtaaataattaagacaGACATATCTATACAATCCTAATAAAGCTTGAACAATGATACTCTGAattgtaaagtaattttaaactcCTACTATACTAATCCTGAGTAAAGTAATGAAACTAAcggatattttctttaaaaattagagGGTTATTTGTGttgaaaatgaatataaatgtgCAGAAGCGCTAGCGCGAGGTGAGGGCGCTGCAGAGCTGCCTCTGTACTGGGACTCATGGGAGAGACATGCGCGCTCCTCGCCCAGGCCAAGGAAAGGTACGATACTTTCATTTGATTCGGAAATTATCTAGGAAAGAATATCTGAGTGATTAAACgttgtttcaaattaatttttaaacaaattcctaagaaaaaaagtcaattttcAAGGTACCGAATAAACACATCTGTCTAGTCTATGgaacaaaaactaaatttatttttaggtcatttttataaaataaccttATAGTGGGAGCTACATCAGCTTGTAGTAACATGCAACGACCGCAGTAACAACAGTGTTACGTTATAAATtatcaacaaaaattatatttatttactgcgGGAAGGTAAGTTGCAATACTTTAATCAGCTGCAGATATCCATTTATCACAATTATGGTGTAATTtccaataataaacaattcaatagacattgtataaatattttatatatattaacaacACTTTTGTTtcgtatatttcttattttattatctatcaaaaatgtcagttttatcataatttggtggttattacaaatatttggtttcttaatatcatttaaatcttaataatttagtttataatgtgACCGTATTGCAGGTGGCAAGTCCCCGACGACGCCGGTTAGCAAGCGCAAGCAGAACTCGCACCTGCCAGCGCCCGCCGCCCTCACCAAGTCTCGCTCTCACGAGTCACAGCTCTCTGTCAGACCTGACGCATCAGATCTTAGGTATACTATGAAGATATAAAGTCGAGTCTAGATAGACTATTGTTACTCGCGTATCCAGGTTCTACTGTATTAGAACAAATTAATcctgctcgaaggaccaacaCATATTAGATTGTAggtattttcaaatatcttagtAAAAGGTGATAGGTGCGCTGCCCAATGGACTTCCCCGCATCCTTTTACTCCCAAAAAACCTAACATCGTGCATCTGTGCAGCGACTTGCGTGAAGTAAAAACCTACCAAGAAAtctaaatactttaataatttttttgtaaaagtttatagtgattttgtatattataattgcagTGACAACAGTCAGTCGTCAGCAAGGGATGCTACAGAGGGTGCAGAGGGTGCGGAGGGTAGTCCACCCGGTTCCCCGCGAGATGACGCAGATAGTACTCCGCAGCGTCTTGCGCATCCCGTCTATTACCCGCCCGTACACTGCAACAACACTGTCAGTAATAAACATCAcatgcaaattattttttaacagtgTTAGATCCCGCAAcgacaatatttgttacattgttgccaaataccacgaccacgcagaagacaggcgtctaatggaagcaattctgcgtacagtctgatgagtatgCGTGgaggaggtctaattttagtccactttCTCTTCCTAcccctttttattattaggaaaagatgggataggaagtggatttgtcggaaaaggggacgcataggaaggggaattTAACTGAATTATAACCAAGAGAGATCACCGAAGACTTTGGACTACTTACTTTCTAAAAAATCCACTAAAACCGTCATACAGCAGTCATCAAAGTTATAGAACAAATTGATTAAGACATTACTGCATTTATGTGTGACAAGCTCTATTCCCTAATAATATTTCCAAATAGTGTATGGAAGTGGAAATGCACAGGAAGGGGATATATCATATTTATGTCCCCTCCTCTGCCAAAGATATACAACGTATCTATATCATGTCATTAATGGACAGCAGTCGTTTCCATGTTTTAACGAATTCAAGTGGTTGCTTGCTAGTTtgcaagatttatttttaatttttgtgtgCATTAGATTTCTGGTACGGGTACGACAGCGCCTCGGTCTCCTCGTACTCCGACAGTTGGTCGCTGTATGGCTCACGATATCGCACATCGCTTCACCAAAACCTTCAATATGATCGCCACTTGCGATTACTGCGACAAACAGATGCTCTTCGGTGCAGGACTCAAGTGTAAGGAGTGCAAGTTCAAGTGCCACCGGTATGTGATATACCTTACCATCTTACttgttatcatcatcagctcacatCTCCACtgaagggctcggagcctaccctaagttaggtgtgactaggtcatagtcaacaactggcccagtgcgggttgacttcacacatatcattgaatatcttctcagatatgtgcagcatcatgatgttttccttcaccgtaagaacttcTTACTAtaactaactaatattataaatgcaaatgtttagatggatggatgtttgtttgaaggtatctccggaacagcttaacggatcttgatacagatgtagaatatctggaagaacacataggttacttattaagtttttttttattctgcgcgtacaaagtcgcgggagactattatatcaaatatcCTCTTACATAAGATATAATTTGGTTtggttaaaacaaattaaagttcatGGTTAGGATTATTTTTCTCATtatgtttagaaaaaaaattgactacAATTTATTTAGACCGTGAAATGTTAgcaatttatgtttgtttttttttctttatcgtattttttcaattccaaTCGATATTAGTTACTTTGTTTGGGAAGTTatttctgttaatttttttgttccaGAGACTGTGAAAGTAAAGTTCCTCCGTCGTGCGGTTTGCCGGCCGGCTTTGTTGTtgcttttaaagaaaaatttcacAAAGACGGTGAGTGTTACAAACCACAATCATATAGCATCACTACATATAACATGACTTTGTTGgttgtattcttttttttaatttttatattttaaggtggcaaacgaacaagcggccgcatgaattcgccgaaatggcgaagcgaccgctgcccatagacattcgcaattgcagatgcctaccctcaattgacgaaggaggagacgcacaaaaagagaatatttaacctttctacgcatctcctcctccatcaaatccacctaaccttcccatcctttataagaaaaggggtgtgaagggaaagaggactaaaaatAGGCCTTCAAATTCacaaattcttttttaataagacgattaaagcatatttataagtatattttgtGTGTTAGCGGCGGGTGGGTCGTACTTGTGCGCGTCACCGAGCGGTAAGAGTGCGGGCTTCCTATCCTCGCTCACTAGTCGCCCGCGACGACGACGACAGCCGCCGCAACCACGACACTACTCTGTGAGTATTTACACCCCCACCCCCCCACATACAACCCCACACAACCACTCTACCCTGTAAACTGTAAGGACGGGGTTGCCATTatcatatcgacgctggaaagcataaacgctgtaacccttgaaaactcgaaaatatgttttacgaacgaacgataatgattttattataggttagcacaaactacacaacattgctaaataccgcatgcttgtaggcgtatcagttcacgagttatcattttttttctaaaattccGAAAGtattttggctctcctgtaaagttcggggttacagcgtttacgctttccagcgtcgatatactTTCAGCTTGATTATGTCAAGGGAAGAGTGAAAATACTGtccataaaatattgtttctagATCTTGCTTagttgattttattgtttttttttttttaatgtttaacgaTTATTTTgctacattttataaagttgtgtGTCCCCCAGGGCGGGCCTGACTCGTCATCGAACACGTCATCGTGCAACAGCTCGACGCCCTCGTCGCCCGCTCTCGCCGCGCCCACGACGCCGCAGCACGCCCaccacgcccacgcccacggCCATGCGAACGCGCACGCCCACACGCACAACGCGCACGCGCCCAACAACAAGCAGCAACAGTTCCATTTCCCAGGTAAGTGCAAAGTGCACAATACACTGCGTATACGAACCCGCGCCTTGTGACGTCATAAACTGTCATGTGAAATAtaatgttgtaattatttttcactagctgtcgcccgcgactccgtccgctcggaaataacaaaaatctaataattaacctatatgttcttccggactatgatttacacctatgccaaatttcatcaagatccgttgagccgttccgaagataccttctaacaaacatccttctaaactttcacatttctaatattagttaaattacatattttttagcaacaactattattattttcgcAGAAGTAAAGCCTCCAGTGTCAAGTCCGAACCATAATTCCGTGGTGCAGTCGCCTGTGAGGCCTTCACCGGATAACAAAGATGATCTCACCTCTAGTGTTAAAAGTGGtaagttttacaataataattgaatttttataaaaaaaaaatgtctttaattCGATTGGGTAGATAGAGTGTAATTAAGTGGTTTATATTAGTAGATCatcttattataaatatgcattGTTGCAGATCGGTCGCGGCATGTGTCACTGAGCGGGTCCGGCTCTACGGacagcggcggcggcgcacgCGCAGACTCCCTCGACCTAAACTCGCACGACTCGCGCTGGCCCAGACAGAACTCGGTCAGTTGACTATGTGATTCAATAACTGTTGGACGGTTGGAATGTTGCAAGAGTGTATGGTTGGAATGCTGGGTGGTTGGATTGGAAGAGTGTATGGTTGGAATGTTGGAGGAGTTTATGGTTGGAATGTTGGAAGACTGTATGGTTGGAATGTTGGAAAAGTGTATGGTTGGAATGTTGGAGGAGTTTATGGTTGGAATGTTGGAAGACTGTATGGTTGGAATGTTGGAAGAGTGTATGGTTGGAATGTTGGGTGGTTGAAATGTTGCAAGAGTGTACGGTTGGAATGTTGGAAGAGTTTATGGTTAGAATGTTGGAAGAGTGTATGGTTGGACTGTTGGGTGGTTGAAATGTTGGAAGAGTGTATGGTTGGAATGTTGGGTGGTTGGAATGTTGGTAAAGTGTATGGTtggaaagtaaatattaatagaaagtAATAGAGGTGAggaataataagttttaaggGTGTGAAAAATTGACTAAAAAAGATTAACTAATATGATGATATTTTagtacttatatataaaattctcgtgtcaatgttagttaccatagtCCTCTTAAATGGCTTGAcatatttctatgaaattttatgaacATATTCAGTATGTTTGAGAaacggctactatctatttttcatatacctaaatgtaaaacatactcTAGAAGTACTCATAGACTACTTgtgttaattataactttgtaaataaatcaatctTTTGTGGGTTGTAAGTTGAGATAACGAAGTCAATTTCTCGGCTTCTCGCGTAGATAATGAACATTCACTATGAATCATTACTTGTCGGAGCTTTGTACAGATAACTGTCTTGTTACAACTCTGTTGTAGTATTGtttgtgaatttaataatgtattatttagcCTTTattatgaagattttttttaagtaaccaCTGTTTAAACTTTTGAGTTTGTGATTTAAATTCGTTTTGTTAAgattagtgttttttttaaatgtcccCGTTCGTGTATAGCAGGAGATTGTTTGAAgaagtatgtatttttatatgtttaaaatggatggatgaaaaattatatttaatagaaattagatacttatttatgtataagtcTGTAGGCAGTATTGattttacaagcttttatttagattttactgcattaactaatataggaacggctaaaacactcacgtacatatgtccggggtcggcaccgactagtttcgagcccatcgggggcaCTTCATCcggacgggccgcgtccgcgaattAATACCATTTCCATTCACCCTGATTAAGGActcccgatgggctcgaaactagtcggtgccgacaccggacatatgTACGTGAGTATTTTAAGCCGTTTTGCTccattagttaatgataatgtctcacgaaagtttgaataatttaattttactgcaaACCCGgaagaaattttatgttttaaatttttgatatttaagtACTAAACTGTACTTAGAAATAGTTAACTATATACTGTAATATGTGTGTTCAGTTGTCTATGAAGGAGTGGGACATTCCTTACGATGAGCTGAAGCTGTTCGAGGTGATAGGTGCGGGGAGGTTCGGCACTGTGTACCGCGGCAGCTGGCATGGTGCTGTCGCCGTCAAGCTGCTTCATGTGCACTCACTCAGTGACCACTGTGCACAGCTCGACACCTTTAAACACGAGGTCAGATCATCACTACCGGAGATGGTTTACAGTTGAATCAAGATGAGCGAGAGTCTTGGTTTTGATAGAAGATTTTCATAAGCGAGGAAAATATTCACGATCCCTTAGAttttcgcttatccaggttcgactgtagcttgaatacaaatataaaacaacctACTAATTTGCggaaatatata encodes:
- the LOC106719304 gene encoding kinase suppressor of Ras 2 isoform X2; the encoded protein is MDAENEYEIKRARDAIQMIETIQSMIDVSADRLEGLRTQCSTSAELTQQEIRTLEGKLVKHFSRQLVFKAQFGEELQRELGDVPCLAQWLRVVGLSPHAIEAVCSRVATLEALRERSDHELRALLAAARDEELRRLCRAMQRLRTYTEALARGEGAAELPLYWDSWERHARSSPRPRKGGKSPTTPVSKRKQNSHLPAPAALTKSRSHESQLSVRPDASDLSDNSQSSARDATEGAEGAEGSPPGSPRDDADSTPQRLAHPVYYPPVHCNNTISGTGTTAPRSPRTPTVGRCMAHDIAHRFTKTFNMIATCDYCDKQMLFGAGLKCKECKFKCHRDCESKVPPSCGLPAGFVVAFKEKFHKDAAGGSYLCASPSGKSAGFLSSLTSRPRRRRQPPQPRHYSGGPDSSSNTSSCNSSTPSSPALAAPTTPQHAHHAHAHGHANAHAHTHNAHAPNNKQQQFHFPEVKPPVSSPNHNSVVQSPVRPSPDNKDDLTSSVKSDRSRHVSLSGSGSTDSGGGARADSLDLNSHDSRWPRQNSLSMKEWDIPYDELKLFEVIGAGRFGTVYRGSWHGAVAVKLLHVHSLSDHCAQLDTFKHEVATFRKTRHENLVLFMGACMKPPRLAIVTSLCKGMTLYTHIHLRKDKFTANKSVIVAQQISQGMGYLHARGILHKDLKTKNIFLENGKVVITDFGLFSVTKLCFSNNARGDSLGIPPGWLCYLAPELVRALRPHASLHLPFSKCTDVYAFGTVWYELLCGEYPFKGQPPEAIIWQVGKGVKPSLANMQASRDIKDILMLCWSYRSSERPDFPHLLSTLEKLPRKRLARSPSHPVHLSRSADSVF
- the LOC106719304 gene encoding kinase suppressor of Ras 2 isoform X1, with amino-acid sequence MDAENEYEIKRARDAIQMIETIQSMIDVSADRLEGLRTQCSTSAELTQQEIRTLEGKLVKHFSRQLVFKAQFGEELQRELGDVPCLAQWLRVVGLSPHAIEAVCSRVATLEALRERSDHELRALLAAARDEELRRLCRAMQRLRTYTEALARGEGAAELPLYWDSWERHARSSPRPRKGGKSPTTPVSKRKQNSHLPAPAALTKSRSHESQLSVRPDASDLSDNSQSSARDATEGAEGAEGSPPGSPRDDADSTPQRLAHPVYYPPVHCNNTISGTGTTAPRSPRTPTVGRCMAHDIAHRFTKTFNMIATCDYCDKQMLFGAGLKCKECKFKCHRDCESKVPPSCGLPAGFVVAFKEKFHKDAAGGSYLCASPSGKSAGFLSSLTSRPRRRRQPPQPRHYSLCVPQGGPDSSSNTSSCNSSTPSSPALAAPTTPQHAHHAHAHGHANAHAHTHNAHAPNNKQQQFHFPEVKPPVSSPNHNSVVQSPVRPSPDNKDDLTSSVKSDRSRHVSLSGSGSTDSGGGARADSLDLNSHDSRWPRQNSLSMKEWDIPYDELKLFEVIGAGRFGTVYRGSWHGAVAVKLLHVHSLSDHCAQLDTFKHEVATFRKTRHENLVLFMGACMKPPRLAIVTSLCKGMTLYTHIHLRKDKFTANKSVIVAQQISQGMGYLHARGILHKDLKTKNIFLENGKVVITDFGLFSVTKLCFSNNARGDSLGIPPGWLCYLAPELVRALRPHASLHLPFSKCTDVYAFGTVWYELLCGEYPFKGQPPEAIIWQVGKGVKPSLANMQASRDIKDILMLCWSYRSSERPDFPHLLSTLEKLPRKRLARSPSHPVHLSRSADSVF